Proteins encoded together in one Microbacterium sp. zg-Y625 window:
- a CDS encoding AzlD domain-containing protein yields the protein MTLWNAVLVAAIVCVALKAVGYLIPPKVLEAPRPARVADLLTVALLAALVAVQTLGIGQGVVVDARVPALVVAAGLLLVRAPFLVVVVAAAGTAALLRLWGWAA from the coding sequence GTGACCCTCTGGAACGCCGTGCTGGTGGCGGCCATCGTCTGCGTCGCGCTGAAGGCGGTCGGATACCTCATCCCGCCGAAGGTGCTCGAGGCGCCCCGCCCTGCGCGCGTGGCGGACCTGCTCACCGTGGCGCTGCTGGCGGCCCTGGTGGCGGTGCAGACACTCGGCATCGGCCAGGGTGTCGTCGTCGACGCGCGGGTGCCCGCCCTCGTCGTGGCGGCGGGGCTGCTGCTCGTGCGCGCCCCGTTCCTCGTGGTCGTGGTGGCTGCCGCCGGCACGGCTGCGCTGCTGCGACTGTGGGGCTGGGCGGCGTGA
- a CDS encoding ABC transporter permease has product MLKFILRRLVQAFGVMLGASVLVYVLVINSGDPLADLRESNARNRDYLIQQRIEFMELDLPWWQRYLDWLGGVSRCVIGQCDFGTNRQGVDVGTLLGQAAASTLRLVLLATVLALIIGVAVGILTAVRQYSGLDYAVTFGTFLFFSLPVFWAAVLLKEYLAIGFNNWLQDPGFTPLQIILIAVVIGFVMQVLLAGSVKRRVATFAVTAVFFAVVLPTFTALDLFRNPQLGMIGVAVLTFAVALSVTAMTVGLRNREVLVPALITAAGVSIMQLVLYNVFVYYMNWGVLILGVVLAVALPWVLARFMSHRYRSQAIIAATVTGVIGAGLTMLDHLFRVWPNFLGLKPRPISTIGSQTPNFRGGFWETFLDYGTQMLLPTLLLTLISLASYSRYTRTSMLEVNRQDYIRTARAKGAPERTVIFRHALRNALIPIATIAAFDFAALIGGAVITERVFGWKGMGDLFASGLDQVDPAPVMAFFLITGGVAVLFNLLADISYAYLDPRIRV; this is encoded by the coding sequence GTGCTGAAGTTCATCCTGCGACGCCTCGTCCAGGCGTTCGGCGTCATGCTGGGCGCCTCGGTGCTGGTGTACGTGCTGGTCATCAACTCCGGGGATCCGCTCGCAGATCTGCGCGAGAGCAACGCGCGCAACCGTGACTACCTGATCCAGCAGCGCATCGAGTTCATGGAGCTCGACCTGCCGTGGTGGCAGCGCTACCTGGACTGGCTGGGGGGCGTGAGTCGCTGCGTCATCGGCCAGTGCGACTTCGGCACCAACCGCCAGGGTGTCGACGTCGGCACGTTGCTCGGCCAGGCCGCGGCCTCGACATTGCGTCTGGTCCTCCTCGCCACCGTGCTCGCCCTCATCATCGGCGTCGCGGTCGGCATCCTGACAGCCGTCCGTCAGTACTCGGGCCTCGACTACGCGGTGACCTTCGGCACCTTCCTCTTCTTCTCGCTCCCCGTGTTCTGGGCCGCGGTGCTCCTGAAGGAGTACCTGGCCATCGGCTTCAACAACTGGCTCCAGGATCCCGGTTTCACCCCATTGCAGATCATCCTCATCGCGGTGGTCATCGGATTCGTGATGCAGGTGCTCCTCGCCGGATCCGTCAAGCGACGGGTCGCGACCTTCGCTGTGACGGCAGTGTTCTTCGCCGTCGTCCTCCCCACGTTCACCGCGCTCGACCTGTTCCGCAACCCGCAGCTCGGCATGATCGGCGTCGCAGTGCTCACGTTCGCCGTTGCGCTGAGCGTCACGGCCATGACCGTGGGGCTGCGCAACCGCGAGGTGCTGGTTCCGGCGCTCATCACGGCGGCGGGCGTCAGCATCATGCAGCTGGTGCTCTACAACGTCTTCGTCTACTACATGAACTGGGGCGTGCTCATCCTCGGCGTCGTCCTCGCGGTCGCCCTGCCGTGGGTGCTCGCACGGTTCATGAGCCACCGCTACCGCAGCCAGGCCATCATCGCCGCCACGGTGACGGGCGTCATCGGCGCGGGCCTCACCATGCTCGACCATCTCTTCCGGGTCTGGCCGAACTTCCTCGGCCTCAAGCCCCGGCCGATCTCCACCATCGGCTCACAGACGCCGAACTTCCGCGGTGGCTTCTGGGAGACGTTCCTCGACTACGGCACGCAGATGCTGCTGCCGACGCTGCTGCTGACGCTCATCTCGCTCGCCAGCTACAGCAGATACACCCGCACCTCGATGCTCGAGGTCAACCGTCAGGACTACATCCGCACCGCTCGCGCGAAGGGCGCACCCGAGCGCACGGTCATCTTCCGCCACGCGCTGCGCAACGCCCTCATCCCCATCGCGACGATCGCCGCCTTCGACTTCGCCGCCCTCATCGGTGGCGCGGTCATCACGGAGCGCGTCTTCGGGTGGAAGGGCATGGGTGATCTCTTCGCCAGCGGCCTCGACCAGGTCGACCCGGCACCGGTCATGGCGTTCTTCCTGATCACCGGCGGCGTCGCGGTTCTGTTCAACCTGCTCGCCGATATTTCCTACGCCTACCTCGACCCCAGGATCCGAGTATGA
- the typA gene encoding translational GTPase TypA: MAHALRPDLRNVAIVAHVDHGKTTLVDAMLRQTGSFGSHEHMEERAMDSNDLEREKGITILAKNTAITYNGIHTDVPVTINVIDTPGHADFGGEVERGLSMVDGVVLLVDASEGPLPQTRFVLRKALEAKLPVILLVNKTDRPDARIAEVEEEAHDLLLGLASDLQDDVPDLDVDALLDVPVVYASGRAGAASTNRPENGSLPDNDDLEPLFEAILQHVPAPSYDDEAPLQAWVTNLDSSPFLGRLALLRVFNGTLKKGQTVAWVRADGTTSNARITELLKTRALDRYPAESAGPGDIVAIAGFPDITIGETIADPEDVRPLPQIHVDEPAISMTIGTNTSPLVGKVKGHKLTARMVKDRLDRELIGNVSLKVVDIGRPDAWEVQGRGELALAILVENMRREGFELTVGKPQVVTKKIDGKTYEPFEHLTIDAPEEYLGAITQLLAARKGRMDNMTNHGTGWVRMEFIVPSRGLIGFRTEFLTTTRGTGIANAISHGYEPWAGHIQTRQNGSVVADRSGVVTPFAMIALQERMSFFVQPTQEVYEGMVIGENSRADDMDVNITKEKKLTNMRAASSDTFESMTPPRLLTLEESLEFARDDECVEVTPEIVRIRKVNLDANERARATARLKRQDANA; encoded by the coding sequence ATGGCGCACGCCCTCCGTCCGGACCTCCGTAACGTCGCGATCGTCGCGCACGTCGACCATGGCAAGACCACGCTCGTCGACGCGATGCTCCGCCAGACCGGGTCCTTCGGCTCTCACGAGCACATGGAGGAGCGCGCGATGGACTCGAACGACCTCGAGCGCGAGAAGGGCATCACGATCCTCGCCAAGAACACGGCGATCACGTACAACGGCATCCACACCGACGTGCCGGTGACGATCAACGTCATCGACACCCCCGGTCACGCCGACTTCGGCGGCGAGGTCGAGCGCGGGCTGTCGATGGTCGACGGCGTGGTGCTGCTGGTGGATGCCAGTGAGGGCCCGCTGCCGCAGACCCGCTTCGTGCTGCGCAAGGCGCTGGAGGCGAAGCTGCCGGTCATCCTGCTGGTGAACAAGACCGACCGCCCCGACGCGCGCATCGCCGAGGTCGAGGAAGAAGCCCACGACCTGCTGCTGGGTCTCGCGTCCGACCTGCAGGACGACGTTCCCGACCTCGACGTCGACGCGCTGCTGGACGTCCCCGTCGTCTACGCCTCCGGCCGCGCGGGAGCCGCCTCGACCAACCGTCCCGAGAACGGCAGCCTTCCGGACAACGACGACCTCGAGCCGCTCTTCGAGGCGATCCTGCAGCACGTGCCGGCGCCGTCGTACGACGACGAGGCACCGCTGCAGGCGTGGGTGACGAACCTCGACTCCTCGCCCTTCCTCGGGCGCCTCGCGCTCCTGCGCGTCTTCAACGGCACGCTGAAGAAGGGCCAGACGGTCGCCTGGGTGCGCGCCGACGGAACCACCAGCAACGCCCGCATCACCGAGCTGCTCAAGACCCGTGCCCTCGACCGCTACCCGGCCGAGTCCGCCGGCCCCGGCGACATCGTCGCCATCGCGGGCTTCCCCGACATCACCATCGGCGAGACGATCGCCGATCCCGAGGACGTGCGCCCGCTGCCGCAGATCCACGTCGACGAGCCCGCCATCTCGATGACGATCGGCACCAACACGTCGCCGCTCGTCGGCAAGGTGAAGGGCCACAAGCTCACCGCTCGCATGGTCAAGGACCGCCTCGACCGCGAGCTCATCGGAAACGTCTCGCTCAAGGTCGTCGACATCGGGCGCCCCGACGCGTGGGAGGTGCAGGGCCGCGGTGAGCTGGCGCTGGCCATCCTCGTCGAGAACATGCGCCGCGAGGGCTTCGAGCTGACCGTCGGCAAGCCCCAGGTGGTCACCAAGAAGATCGACGGCAAGACCTACGAGCCGTTCGAGCACCTCACGATCGACGCACCCGAGGAGTACCTCGGCGCGATCACGCAGCTGCTGGCCGCCCGCAAGGGCCGCATGGACAACATGACCAACCACGGCACCGGCTGGGTGCGGATGGAGTTCATCGTCCCCTCGCGCGGACTCATCGGGTTCCGCACCGAGTTCCTGACCACGACCCGAGGCACCGGCATCGCCAACGCGATCTCGCACGGCTACGAGCCGTGGGCAGGGCACATCCAGACGCGTCAGAACGGCTCGGTCGTGGCTGACCGCTCCGGTGTGGTCACCCCCTTCGCGATGATCGCGCTGCAGGAGCGCATGTCGTTCTTCGTGCAGCCCACGCAGGAGGTCTACGAGGGCATGGTCATCGGCGAGAACTCCCGCGCCGACGACATGGACGTGAACATCACCAAGGAGAAGAAGCTCACCAACATGCGGGCGGCGAGCTCCGACACCTTCGAGTCGATGACGCCGCCGCGGCTGCTGACGCTCGAGGAGAGCCTCGAGTTCGCCCGCGACGACGAATGCGTCGAGGTCACTCCCGAGATCGTGCGCATCCGCAAGGTGAACCTCGACGCCAACGAGCGCGCCCGCGCGACGGCACGTCTGAAGCGCCAGGACGCCAACGCCTGA
- a CDS encoding ABC transporter permease: MSNDTTPPTDAIYDLAEAEDAALASKHTKPISQGRLVLRRFLRHRGALVSVVVLFTIVVVAFTSIGFAGIPGWWDKSYLAAGNVIDGGRPTLSLIPTWLGGDGIRWGEHPFGQDNTGKDYFSLVMVGTQRSLIIAFVVGLVATTIGAVMGAVAGYYRGWVDNVLMRITDIFIVIPLLVLAAVLGKIAGSAGGGIFALALMIGLVSWTGLARLVRGEVLSLRERDYVAAARSTGASSFRIIFKHLLPNTIGIIVVNATFAIGGAILLESSLSFLGWGVQPPDTSLGLLISTYQGAFTNRPWLFWWPGMIILVIVLAVNFLGDGLRDAFDPRQTRKWSPRRLERLRAEKGLS, translated from the coding sequence ATGAGCAACGACACCACACCCCCCACCGACGCGATCTACGATCTCGCCGAAGCCGAGGACGCAGCCCTCGCCTCCAAGCACACGAAGCCCATCTCGCAGGGGCGGCTCGTGCTGCGGCGGTTCCTCCGCCACCGCGGCGCGCTCGTCTCGGTGGTCGTGCTCTTCACGATCGTCGTCGTCGCCTTCACCTCGATCGGGTTCGCAGGAATCCCCGGCTGGTGGGACAAGAGCTACCTCGCCGCCGGCAATGTGATCGACGGCGGCCGTCCCACGCTGAGTCTCATTCCGACCTGGCTCGGGGGCGACGGCATCCGCTGGGGGGAGCACCCCTTCGGCCAGGACAACACCGGCAAGGACTACTTCTCCCTGGTGATGGTCGGCACCCAGCGGTCACTGATCATCGCGTTCGTCGTCGGCCTCGTCGCCACGACGATCGGCGCTGTCATGGGCGCCGTCGCGGGCTACTACCGCGGCTGGGTCGACAACGTGCTGATGCGCATCACCGACATCTTCATCGTCATTCCGCTCCTCGTCCTCGCCGCGGTGCTCGGCAAGATCGCCGGCAGCGCGGGCGGAGGGATCTTCGCGCTCGCCCTCATGATCGGCCTGGTGTCGTGGACCGGCCTGGCCCGACTGGTGCGAGGAGAAGTCCTTTCCCTCAGGGAGCGCGATTACGTCGCCGCCGCCCGCTCGACGGGAGCCAGCTCCTTCCGCATCATCTTCAAGCACCTGCTGCCCAACACGATCGGCATCATCGTCGTGAACGCCACGTTCGCGATCGGCGGGGCGATCCTGCTCGAGAGCTCGCTGAGCTTCCTCGGGTGGGGTGTGCAGCCGCCCGACACGTCGCTCGGCCTGCTGATCAGCACGTACCAGGGTGCCTTCACCAACCGACCGTGGCTGTTCTGGTGGCCGGGCATGATCATCCTGGTCATCGTGCTCGCAGTGAACTTCCTCGGCGACGGCCTGCGCGACGCCTTCGACCCGCGGCAGACCCGCAAGTGGAGTCCACGCAGACTGGAACGCCTGCGCGCTGAGAAAGGACTGTCGTGA
- a CDS encoding ABC transporter substrate-binding protein, which produces MRSRRTLIAGAAIGVTALALTACAPPAEDGSGDTNEATGSASIAVSVGPNDFISYNGFTPETYSTYNSAIADQLKTGFTYFAPDGSIQDNTDLGSYELVSEDPLTVEYTISEDATWSDGTPITVADAVLAWGVQNANLTAAETPLFNSVSQDLGDEVPAGPQGELDGKEFTVEFAVKNPDWKIQTWMLDPAHIVAEQAGMETEELAQAILDGDAAALEPAAEFWNTGWFTNPGELPDEALVPSSGPYKLGSWDAGQSVTLVANEEYYGDKLAPQNAELIFRFVGQDAMVQALDNGDLDVIAPQPTVDTLAQLEELGDAVNILAGPSLTWEHLDFNFIEGSLFADNLELRQAFAMCVPRQQIVDNLIKPIDADAVVLNAREVFPFQDSYEEVVDASYNGEYDEPNIEEAARIVAEQGAEGAEVRIGYSAPNPRRADQVALIKSSCDQAGFNIVDAGSEDFFAPGGTQERGDYEVALFAWAGSGQIASGENIYATGKPQNYGGYSNPEVDAAWATLKDSLDPEVHLAQTKVIEELLWADLFGLPIFAHPGVDAASSSIDGVERTTTQSGISWNAYAWSSAE; this is translated from the coding sequence ATGCGTTCACGTCGAACCCTTATCGCCGGGGCCGCCATCGGCGTCACCGCCCTGGCGCTCACCGCCTGTGCACCGCCTGCCGAAGATGGGAGCGGTGACACCAACGAGGCCACGGGCTCCGCGTCGATCGCCGTCTCCGTGGGGCCGAACGACTTCATCAGCTACAACGGCTTCACCCCCGAGACGTACAGCACGTACAACTCGGCCATCGCCGACCAGCTGAAGACGGGCTTCACGTACTTCGCTCCGGACGGCTCGATCCAGGACAACACCGACCTGGGCTCCTACGAGCTGGTGTCGGAGGACCCGCTGACGGTCGAGTACACCATCTCGGAGGACGCCACCTGGTCTGACGGCACCCCGATCACCGTCGCCGACGCCGTGCTGGCGTGGGGCGTGCAGAACGCGAACCTCACCGCTGCCGAGACCCCGCTGTTCAACTCGGTCTCGCAGGACCTGGGCGACGAGGTCCCCGCGGGTCCGCAGGGCGAGCTCGACGGCAAGGAGTTCACGGTCGAATTCGCCGTGAAGAACCCGGACTGGAAGATCCAGACCTGGATGCTCGACCCCGCGCACATCGTCGCGGAGCAGGCCGGCATGGAGACGGAAGAGCTCGCCCAGGCGATCCTCGACGGCGACGCCGCCGCGCTCGAGCCCGCAGCAGAGTTCTGGAACACCGGCTGGTTCACCAACCCCGGCGAGCTGCCCGACGAGGCGCTCGTGCCTTCCTCGGGTCCGTACAAGCTCGGCTCGTGGGATGCCGGTCAGTCCGTCACCCTCGTGGCGAACGAGGAGTACTACGGTGACAAGCTCGCGCCGCAGAACGCCGAGCTCATCTTCCGCTTCGTCGGCCAGGACGCGATGGTCCAGGCCCTCGACAACGGTGACCTCGACGTCATCGCACCGCAGCCGACCGTCGACACGCTTGCGCAGCTCGAGGAGCTGGGCGACGCGGTCAACATCCTCGCCGGCCCGTCCCTGACGTGGGAGCACCTCGACTTCAACTTCATCGAGGGCTCGCTGTTCGCCGACAACCTGGAGCTTCGCCAGGCCTTCGCCATGTGCGTGCCGCGCCAGCAGATCGTCGACAACCTGATCAAGCCGATCGACGCCGACGCCGTCGTGCTGAACGCCCGCGAGGTGTTCCCCTTCCAGGACAGCTACGAAGAGGTCGTCGACGCGTCCTACAACGGCGAGTACGACGAGCCGAACATCGAAGAGGCAGCGCGCATCGTCGCGGAGCAGGGTGCCGAGGGTGCTGAGGTCCGCATCGGATACTCCGCCCCCAACCCGCGCCGCGCGGACCAGGTCGCCCTCATCAAGTCGTCGTGCGACCAGGCCGGCTTCAACATCGTCGACGCGGGCAGCGAGGACTTCTTCGCCCCGGGCGGCACGCAGGAGCGCGGTGACTACGAGGTGGCACTGTTCGCTTGGGCCGGCTCCGGCCAGATCGCCTCGGGCGAGAACATCTACGCCACCGGCAAGCCGCAGAACTACGGTGGCTACTCCAACCCCGAGGTCGACGCCGCTTGGGCGACGCTGAAGGACAGCCTCGACCCCGAGGTGCACCTGGCGCAGACCAAGGTGATCGAGGAGCTGCTGTGGGCCGACCTGTTCGGCCTCCCGATCTTCGCCCACCCGGGTGTGGACGCGGCGAGCTCGAGCATCGACGGTGTCGAGCGGACCACCACCCAGAGTGGTATCTCCTGGAACGCGTACGCGTGGAGCAGCGCTGAGTAA
- a CDS encoding AzlC family ABC transporter permease produces the protein MTEETPPDGADAARQVRRATREGLGVALATSAYGVSFGALAVASGLDVWQACALSLVMFTGGSQFAFVGVIGAGGLAAVPAAIASASLLGVRNVAYAMRMAPVIGGPFWRRAAAAQFTIDESTAVALAQTEPRARRVGFWVTGVGIYVGWNLSTLLGALLGDLLGDPRAYGLDAAAAAAFLALLWPRVRQRQAIVVGVAAAVVATALTPVLMPGLPVLIAAVVAVVVGLFNWFAAPGAAPGFAEPDDVPEREGLP, from the coding sequence GTGACCGAGGAAACGCCTCCTGACGGAGCGGACGCCGCCCGTCAGGTGCGCCGGGCGACGCGTGAGGGGCTGGGGGTGGCTCTGGCCACCAGCGCCTACGGCGTGTCGTTCGGCGCGCTCGCGGTCGCATCCGGCCTCGACGTCTGGCAGGCGTGCGCGCTGAGTCTCGTGATGTTCACCGGCGGCTCGCAGTTCGCGTTCGTCGGCGTCATCGGCGCCGGCGGCCTCGCCGCGGTGCCGGCGGCGATCGCCTCGGCGTCGCTGCTGGGGGTGCGCAACGTCGCCTACGCCATGCGCATGGCGCCCGTCATCGGCGGACCCTTCTGGCGGCGCGCGGCGGCGGCGCAGTTCACGATCGACGAGTCGACGGCCGTCGCCCTCGCCCAGACGGAGCCCCGGGCACGGCGGGTGGGCTTCTGGGTCACCGGCGTCGGCATCTACGTCGGGTGGAACCTCTCGACGCTGCTCGGCGCGCTCCTCGGCGATCTGCTGGGGGACCCCCGCGCGTACGGGCTGGATGCCGCGGCGGCGGCGGCCTTCCTCGCTCTGCTCTGGCCGCGCGTGCGGCAGCGCCAGGCGATCGTGGTGGGTGTCGCGGCCGCCGTGGTCGCGACGGCGCTCACGCCCGTGCTCATGCCGGGTCTGCCCGTGCTCATCGCCGCCGTGGTGGCGGTCGTCGTGGGTCTGTTCAACTGGTTCGCCGCACCGGGCGCCGCGCCCGGCTTCGCCGAGCCCGACGACGTGCCCGAGCGGGAAGGGCTGCCGTGA
- a CDS encoding PH domain-containing protein gives MTQPGGVDRRVYRSGSGTVALIVAAAMTVFLLGDAVVRAGFAQMLVLAPSVLLVDWIIFAALFSPVVKTDAQGITVVNPIRRAEVPWGRVRDITTRWQLTLHLDDGSTVAAFGGPNVRPPRPRRGGALDAESDVPAYSDIELIRREWEDAAGRGSAAGPVQRGWNLPVVLSLAGLILWGLLALMVGGISA, from the coding sequence ATGACCCAGCCGGGAGGCGTGGATCGCCGGGTCTACCGGTCGGGCTCGGGGACGGTCGCCCTGATCGTCGCCGCGGCGATGACGGTGTTCCTGCTGGGGGATGCCGTCGTGCGCGCCGGGTTCGCGCAGATGCTGGTGCTGGCGCCCTCGGTTCTGCTGGTCGACTGGATCATCTTCGCCGCGCTCTTCTCACCGGTGGTCAAGACCGATGCCCAGGGCATCACGGTGGTCAACCCGATCCGCCGCGCCGAGGTGCCCTGGGGGAGGGTGCGCGACATCACGACCCGCTGGCAGCTGACCTTGCATCTCGACGACGGGTCGACGGTCGCGGCCTTCGGCGGGCCGAACGTCCGCCCGCCCCGGCCGCGGCGCGGAGGGGCTCTGGATGCCGAGTCAGACGTGCCCGCGTACTCGGACATCGAACTCATCCGCCGCGAGTGGGAGGACGCTGCCGGCCGGGGGTCGGCCGCCGGGCCGGTGCAGCGAGGGTGGAACCTGCCCGTCGTCCTGTCGCTGGCGGGCCTGATCCTCTGGGGGCTGCTCGCCCTCATGGTCGGCGGGATCAGCGCCTGA
- a CDS encoding ABC transporter ATP-binding protein: MTYTDTHPAGADAALRLTDLRVDFVVESGLVRAVKGVSLELRPGEVVAIVGESGSGKSVSSAAAMGLLPENALVSGSAEVGGTDVVGLAPEKIRRLRATQVAMIFQEPMSALNPVLTVERQMTEVFELHDVAYGADARARSIELLKRVGIPDPEVRIGQYPHQFSGGQRQRIVIAMAIALNPRVIIADEPTTALDVTVQAEILDLLRSLKDDLDAGILLITHNMGVVADLADRVVVMYKGELVEQGLVEDVLKNPQHPYTRKLLNAVPRLSGSALSVGGALAQTRERTAPTPTERDLVLVAEDLALDYVSRGKAFRAVEGVYFDLAKREVLGVVGESGSGKSTIAKAVLGLLPVASGSLKVRGADFAKLRGRKAKDARRYIGAVFQDPAASLNPRFPIGDTIIEPMVVHKVGDKRSRLARARELLDAVHLPTDVVNRYPHELSGGQRQRVSIARALALKPELLIADEPTSALDVSVQAAVLEMLRELQREFDFACMLVSHDLAVVDMLADHVLVMKDGHAVEQGETSTVLHDPQDDYTKRLLAASPVPDPVEQRQRRLARRALLDSLGDTPDAQV; the protein is encoded by the coding sequence GTGACGTACACGGACACGCACCCCGCGGGTGCGGATGCCGCCCTGCGGCTCACCGACCTGCGGGTCGACTTCGTCGTCGAGTCGGGACTGGTCCGCGCCGTCAAGGGCGTGAGCCTTGAGCTGCGCCCTGGCGAGGTCGTCGCCATCGTGGGTGAGTCGGGATCAGGCAAGTCGGTGAGCTCGGCAGCGGCAATGGGACTGCTTCCCGAGAACGCCCTCGTCTCAGGCTCCGCGGAGGTCGGCGGTACCGATGTCGTCGGACTCGCGCCGGAGAAGATCCGCCGGCTGCGTGCCACCCAGGTGGCGATGATCTTCCAGGAGCCGATGTCGGCGCTCAACCCCGTGCTGACGGTGGAGCGGCAGATGACGGAGGTCTTCGAGCTGCACGACGTCGCCTACGGTGCGGACGCGCGCGCACGTTCGATCGAGCTCCTGAAGCGGGTCGGCATCCCCGATCCGGAGGTGCGCATCGGGCAGTACCCGCATCAGTTCTCCGGTGGTCAGCGCCAGCGCATCGTCATCGCGATGGCGATCGCGCTGAACCCGCGCGTGATCATCGCCGACGAGCCCACTACCGCCCTCGACGTCACCGTGCAGGCCGAGATCCTCGATCTGCTCCGGTCGCTGAAGGACGACCTCGACGCCGGCATCCTGCTGATCACGCACAACATGGGCGTCGTCGCGGATCTCGCCGACCGCGTCGTCGTCATGTACAAGGGTGAGCTCGTCGAGCAGGGTCTCGTCGAGGACGTGCTCAAGAACCCCCAGCATCCCTACACCCGCAAGCTCCTCAATGCCGTGCCCCGCCTGTCGGGTTCGGCGCTGAGCGTGGGGGGCGCGCTCGCGCAGACCCGTGAGCGCACCGCTCCGACTCCGACCGAGCGGGATCTGGTGCTCGTCGCTGAGGATCTGGCTCTCGACTACGTGTCGCGCGGCAAGGCGTTCCGCGCGGTCGAGGGGGTTTACTTCGACCTCGCCAAACGCGAGGTGCTGGGAGTCGTCGGTGAGTCCGGTTCGGGCAAATCGACGATCGCGAAGGCCGTGCTGGGTCTGCTGCCGGTGGCATCCGGTTCGCTCAAGGTGCGCGGCGCGGACTTCGCGAAGCTGCGCGGGCGCAAGGCGAAGGACGCGCGCCGCTACATCGGCGCGGTCTTCCAGGACCCGGCGGCTTCGCTGAACCCGCGTTTCCCGATCGGTGACACGATCATCGAGCCGATGGTCGTGCACAAGGTGGGGGACAAGCGCTCACGCCTGGCGCGCGCCCGTGAGCTGCTGGATGCCGTGCACCTGCCGACCGACGTCGTCAACCGCTACCCGCATGAACTCTCCGGCGGCCAGCGGCAGCGCGTGTCGATCGCGCGGGCGCTGGCGCTCAAGCCCGAGCTGCTGATCGCGGACGAGCCGACGTCGGCCCTCGACGTCTCGGTTCAGGCCGCGGTGCTCGAGATGCTGCGCGAGCTGCAGCGCGAGTTCGACTTCGCCTGCATGCTCGTCAGCCACGACCTGGCGGTCGTGGACATGCTCGCCGACCACGTGCTGGTGATGAAGGACGGCCACGCGGTCGAGCAGGGCGAGACGAGCACGGTGCTGCACGACCCGCAGGACGACTACACCAAGCGTCTTCTCGCCGCATCGCCGGTGCCGGACCCGGTCGAGCAGCGCCAGCGCCGGCTGGCGCGCCGGGCCCTGCTGGACTCGCTCGGAGACACCCCGGACGCGCAGGTTTAG